In a genomic window of Struthio camelus isolate bStrCam1 chromosome 20, bStrCam1.hap1, whole genome shotgun sequence:
- the LOC104149498 gene encoding uncharacterized protein — protein MLTISYLRLQRLYLLPKIIQEGSKCRGEIANNTITALRGNRTFIIAPYFDDRESKVTRVIGIVHHEDIKELYCWFCCQPQGKIYVSKSQIEVHSDRFGFPYGAADIVCLEPQNCDPTHVSVHWSPHGNIDQLPRFEIKNRKAETFSVDFTVCISAMFGNYNNVLQFIQSMEMYKILGVQKVVVYKNSCSQLMEKVLKFYVEEGTVEIIPWPINSHLKVSSKWHFTQDGTHIGYYGQITALNDCVYRNMQRSKFVVLNDADEIILPLKHPDWKTMMSSLQEQNPGTGIFLFENHIFPETVSTHMFNISSWNTVPGINILQHVHREPDRKEVINPRKMIIDPRKVIQTSVHSVLRGYGKSVSVPVDVALIYHCRVPLQGNLPRESLIRDTTLWRYNSSLIMNVNKVLHQTVLEAQQ, from the coding sequence ATGCTCACAATTTCTTATCTTAGGTTACAGAGACTTTATCTCCTGCCAAAAATAATTCAAGAAGGTAGCAAATGTAGAGGGGAGATTGCCAATAACACGATAACAGCATTAAGGGGTAACAGAACTTTTATCATTGCCCCGTACTTTGATGACAGAGAAAGCAAAGTCACCCGTGTGATTGGGATTGTTCACCATGAAGATATAAAAGAACTTTACTGCTGGTTCTGCTGTCAGCCTCAGGGAAAGATATATGTGTCAAAATCACAAATTGAGGTTCACTCAGATAGATTTGGATTCCCTTATGGTGCAGCAGACATAGTTTGCTTGGAACCCCAAAACTGCGATCCGACGCATGTATCGGTTCATTGGTCCCCCCATGGAAATATTGACCAGCTGCCAAGGTTTGAAATTAAAAACCGCAAGGCCGAGaccttttctgttgacttcactgTATGCATCTCTGCCATGTTTGGAAATTACAACAATGTCTTACAGTTTATACAGAGTATGGAGATGTATAAGATTCTTGGGGTACAGAAAGTGGTGGTCTATAAGAACAGCTGCAGCCAGCTGATGGAGAAAGTCTTGAAGTTCTATGTGGAAGAAGGGACCGTAGAAATAATTCCCTGGCCAATAAATTCACACCTCAAGGTTTCTTCTAAATGGCATTTCACTCAAGATGGAACACACATTGGCTACTATGGCCAAATCACAGCACTAAATGACTGTGTATATCGTAACATGCAGAGGAGCAAGTTTGTGGTTCTTAATGATGCTGATGAAATAATTCTTCCCCTTAAGCACCCAGACTGGAAAACAATGATGAGCAGTCTTCAGGAACAAAACCCAGGGACTGGCATTTTCCTCTTTGAGAATCATATCTTCCCTGAAACCGTATCTACCCATATGTTCAACATTTCATCCTGGAATACCGTGCCAGGTATTAACATACTGCAGCATGTTCATAGAGAGCCTGACAGGAAAGAGGTAATCAATCCCAGAAAAATGATAATTGATCCAAGAAAAGTGATTCAGACTTCAGTCCACTCTGTCCTGCGTGGTTATGGGAAGAGTGTGAGTGTTCCTGTGGATGTTGCCCTTATTTATCACTGTCGGGTGCCCCTCCAAGGAAACCTTCCCCGAGAGTCCCTCATCAGGGATACCACACTGTGGCGATATAACTCATCATTAATCATGAATGTTAACAAAGTGCTGCATCAAACAGTACTGGAAGCTCAACAGTGA